A single Pedobacter sp. PACM 27299 DNA region contains:
- a CDS encoding GlxA family transcriptional regulator, which yields MKPNRVIFFLFDSVHLLDLAGAVTVFYESGCCGKKYDMRYVSPYHHPETSSGLGFTNVEPLSSVTVHQNDIVIVAGMEIDKWNRADDQLWIPWLQAAAKSAAIVASVCTAAFALAAAGLLNGQNCTTHWAWTTTLQKRYPLIKVIENKLFVQSGRIFTSAGIATGIDLALYLIEQQHGVAFACLVAQDMVVYIRRDGADAQNSIYLQNRQHINQYIHQVQDYITKHLHHKITIEELANLIFISPRSLTRLFKSATGVTIGQYIQLLRQEKAKHLLKTKHKMAWIAKECGYSSTAQLRKSVKEAND from the coding sequence ATGAAGCCCAATCGTGTTATATTTTTCTTATTTGATAGCGTTCATTTGCTGGATCTGGCAGGGGCAGTAACTGTTTTCTATGAGTCCGGTTGCTGTGGAAAAAAGTACGACATGCGTTATGTGTCGCCATATCACCATCCGGAAACCTCCTCTGGTCTTGGATTTACAAATGTGGAGCCACTCAGTTCAGTAACCGTTCATCAGAATGATATCGTTATTGTGGCTGGGATGGAAATTGACAAATGGAACAGGGCAGATGATCAGCTCTGGATCCCCTGGTTACAAGCGGCTGCTAAAAGTGCTGCGATCGTCGCTTCGGTTTGCACCGCAGCCTTTGCGCTTGCTGCAGCAGGTCTGCTAAATGGTCAAAACTGCACTACTCATTGGGCATGGACTACAACTCTACAGAAAAGATACCCTTTAATTAAGGTCATCGAGAATAAGCTATTCGTACAAAGCGGCCGGATTTTCACCAGTGCGGGAATTGCGACAGGCATCGACCTTGCGCTTTATCTTATTGAACAACAGCATGGAGTAGCTTTTGCCTGTCTGGTAGCACAAGATATGGTAGTTTACATAAGAAGAGATGGAGCAGATGCTCAAAACAGCATCTATCTACAAAATAGGCAACACATTAACCAATATATACATCAGGTACAAGATTATATCACCAAGCATTTACACCATAAAATAACCATAGAAGAACTGGCCAATTTAATCTTTATCAGTCCGAGAAGTTTGACACGCTTATTCAAATCTGCCACGGGAGTCACCATAGGGCAATATATCCAATTGCTAAGACAGGAAAAAGCCAAACATTTGCTAAAAACCAAACACAAAATGGCCTGGATAGCGAAAGAATGTGGCTATAGCAGTACTGCTCAATTGAGAAAATCTGTCAAAGAAGCAAACGATTAA
- a CDS encoding sensor histidine kinase has product MKLQLKLALYNTLTKVAIITLMGIFILVSINRISVNHIHQRLIQKKNKLVTNLSSTAINDLLTQQKTFTDYNLLKEEYIILKEVKNNRKQKLKQYFSRETREIEGSQEEYEILSAEFEYRGKRYLLELGETMSTVGQLENTISVFTFLILLAAVILTLLTDLAFSKFLLAPFYQIIDQKLNKVNDPISFNYEPVKTTTEDFRILDQSISSLMNKITDLFLTEKEFIANVSHELLTPISILNTRLENVLNDEKLSVEGENKIFACLKTLNRLKSIINSLLLISKVENNQYKKPDSIVLKEMIHEVYEELEHRLAMMDLTFTINLSEDYIFKGNRSLFHTLLMNIVNNAIKYNLPSGSVHISDTFIEDKYALIIEDTGQGMAVNQVSHAFQRFEKFQSEKEDSYGLGLSIVKSIAIFHELDLEIESEIGKGTRVILIFQKK; this is encoded by the coding sequence ATGAAACTGCAACTCAAGCTTGCGTTATACAATACCCTCACTAAGGTGGCCATCATCACCCTGATGGGAATTTTCATCCTGGTTTCTATCAACAGGATTTCGGTGAACCACATTCACCAGCGACTGATTCAGAAAAAGAATAAACTGGTGACTAACCTTTCCAGTACTGCGATCAATGATTTGCTGACACAGCAAAAGACTTTTACAGATTACAACTTACTCAAAGAGGAATACATCATTCTGAAAGAGGTAAAAAACAACCGCAAGCAAAAATTAAAGCAATATTTTAGTCGGGAGACCCGGGAAATTGAAGGCAGTCAGGAAGAATATGAGATCCTGAGCGCCGAATTTGAATACCGCGGCAAAAGATACCTGCTGGAACTTGGAGAAACGATGTCGACGGTAGGACAATTGGAAAACACGATTTCCGTCTTTACCTTCTTAATCTTACTCGCCGCAGTAATCCTAACCCTCCTCACCGACCTTGCTTTCAGTAAGTTTTTATTGGCCCCATTCTATCAGATCATTGATCAGAAACTCAACAAAGTAAATGATCCGATCAGCTTCAATTATGAACCCGTAAAGACGACTACAGAAGATTTCAGGATCCTGGATCAAAGTATCAGCAGCTTGATGAATAAAATCACTGATCTTTTCCTGACCGAGAAAGAATTCATTGCCAATGTTTCTCATGAGCTGTTAACCCCCATCTCCATTTTAAATACCCGATTGGAAAATGTGCTGAATGATGAAAAGTTAAGTGTAGAAGGAGAGAATAAGATTTTTGCCTGCTTAAAAACACTCAACCGCCTCAAATCAATTATCAATAGCCTCCTGCTCATCTCGAAAGTAGAAAACAACCAGTATAAAAAACCAGATTCGATCGTCCTGAAAGAAATGATTCATGAAGTTTATGAAGAATTAGAACATCGACTGGCAATGATGGATTTAACTTTTACCATCAATTTATCCGAAGATTACATTTTTAAAGGGAATCGTTCTTTATTCCATACCTTATTAATGAATATTGTAAACAATGCAATTAAATACAACCTTCCCTCCGGCAGTGTTCATATTTCTGACACTTTTATAGAGGATAAATATGCACTGATTATTGAAGATACCGGTCAGGGAATGGCCGTAAACCAGGTTTCACATGCGTTTCAACGCTTTGAAAAATTCCAATCCGAAAAAGAAGACAGTTACGGCCTGGGGCTTTCCATTGTGAAAAGTATTGCTATTTTCCATGAACTAGACCTCGAAATTGAGTCGGAAATCGGTAAAGGAACCCGGGTAATTTTAATCTTTCAAAAAAAATAA
- a CDS encoding 3-keto-disaccharide hydrolase, whose amino-acid sequence MRKFFLVPIACAGLFLSFNTIKKPTADFPIKQQTLSTKKNPQISDTLSQNTLAPFPNKKGWISLFNKKNIDDWFVKIAHHEVGENYGNTFRVEDGMVKVRYDQYGDFNDQFGHLYYKVPYSYYHLVVEYRFVGEHQKGAPDYTLRNSGVMFHSQDPRTMPKEQDWPISVEMQFLGGLGDGKPRPTGNMCSPGTNVVYQGKIAASHCLNSTSKTYHGDQWVRAELIVLGDSLITHIINGDTVLQYSKPQIGGGTANNYDPKIKIDGKLLSSGYIALQSEGQPIDFRKVELKDLSALKEKTKGK is encoded by the coding sequence ATGAGAAAATTCTTCCTTGTTCCCATCGCTTGCGCGGGGCTTTTTCTGAGCTTTAATACCATAAAGAAACCAACTGCAGACTTTCCGATAAAACAGCAAACTTTATCCACGAAAAAAAATCCACAAATTTCAGATACGCTAAGCCAGAACACCCTCGCACCATTCCCTAATAAAAAAGGCTGGATCTCACTTTTTAACAAAAAGAATATTGACGATTGGTTTGTGAAGATTGCTCATCATGAAGTTGGGGAAAATTATGGCAATACCTTTCGCGTGGAAGATGGCATGGTTAAAGTAAGATACGACCAGTATGGTGATTTCAACGACCAGTTTGGCCATTTATATTATAAAGTACCTTACTCGTATTACCATCTGGTAGTAGAATATCGTTTTGTAGGTGAACACCAAAAAGGCGCTCCTGACTATACGTTAAGAAACAGCGGAGTGATGTTTCATTCCCAGGATCCAAGAACAATGCCTAAAGAACAAGATTGGCCGATTTCTGTAGAGATGCAGTTTTTAGGAGGCTTGGGTGACGGCAAACCCAGACCTACAGGAAATATGTGTTCACCAGGTACTAATGTAGTGTATCAGGGCAAAATCGCCGCATCCCACTGTCTCAACTCGACTTCAAAAACTTATCATGGCGACCAATGGGTTCGTGCAGAATTGATTGTTTTGGGAGATTCCCTGATCACTCATATCATCAATGGCGATACCGTACTTCAATATTCCAAACCACAAATCGGTGGTGGAACTGCCAATAACTATGATCCTAAAATCAAAATTGACGGCAAGTTATTGAGCAGTGGCTACATCGCCTTACAAAGTGAAGGACAGCCTATTGACTTCCGAAAAGTAGAACTAAAAGACCTATCGGCTTTAAAAGAAAAAACCAAAGGCAAATAG
- a CDS encoding GNAT family N-acetyltransferase, with the protein MEYQTVVKTFRDLSPDELYKILRLRNEVFVVEQQCSYQDADNKDQHCNHLMLLKNGILVAYARLVPAGLSFSEVSIGRVLTASEVRGTGAGKILMQLAIEKCHELFGEVAIRIGAQTYAKDFYAALGFKETGITYLEDDIPHMEMVIDPN; encoded by the coding sequence ATGGAATACCAGACAGTTGTAAAGACATTCAGAGATTTGAGCCCTGATGAACTTTATAAAATTTTAAGACTTCGTAATGAAGTATTTGTGGTTGAGCAACAATGCAGCTATCAGGATGCCGATAACAAGGACCAGCATTGTAACCACCTGATGCTTTTAAAAAATGGAATTTTGGTAGCCTATGCAAGATTAGTTCCTGCTGGTCTGTCTTTTTCGGAGGTATCAATCGGCAGGGTTCTTACTGCTTCTGAAGTGCGGGGCACTGGGGCTGGTAAAATATTAATGCAGCTGGCTATTGAAAAATGTCATGAACTTTTTGGCGAGGTGGCCATTCGTATTGGCGCCCAAACTTATGCAAAGGATTTTTATGCGGCACTTGGTTTTAAGGAAACAGGGATAACGTATTTGGAGGACGATATACCTCATATGGAAATGGTTATAGATCCCAATTAA